The Rosa rugosa chromosome 3, drRosRugo1.1, whole genome shotgun sequence sequence TAAGTCATCGTCTTCGAGATCTCCCAACTCTCAGAGCGACGCCTCAAACCTCTCCGTCTCTCACATATGCTTCACTACTCTTATTCTCACTCCCACCGCCTCCTCTCTCACATCTGTGTTTCAAAGCCAAAGATCTCAATGCGTAGAGGATGAGAGCGCGATGGAGAATTGGGATCTgcacatcctttttttttttttttttttcttccctaaGGACGGGTTGGGCCCGAAAATCCGGCCCGTTTGACGGCGGTCCGGGCTCAGTCCGGTCCCTAATGCCTAAAAGTGAAGGCTCGGCCCGAACTAGTGATGCCGGTTTCGGTCCTGGTCCCTGGAAAAAGGGTGTCGGTCTGGGACCGTGCCTAGCCCTAAGTAAAAGGAGATTCAAAGATCTTGATTGATAATATCAACAAGAAAACCAGTCCCTCTTGGCGTCTCTCCATGACATTGCTGCTCTTGCTTCAAGATTTAGTCAAAATTTATTCAAGCACATTTGGAGAGAAGCAGACTTACTTATGGACTTGCTATTTCAGCCTTTTGATGCATTCTACTACAATTTCCCGTTACAGCTTCAACTGTCTTATATCATGATTTATTGTGCTCAAGTTATATTAGAGGAGACTGTTTGTAACTTTAATTTTACtcatcaaaaaaaaacaaaactttaattttatttcttcaatcaaacaagaaaagaaaagaaaaaaaaaattggagaatGCTCTTGCAGGGGGACTAGTTGTTGACCTggagcctatatatatatatatatatatatataaaacccGAAGCTGAGCAACCAGTTACCATTGAAAGTAAATCCCCTAGGCCCTAGCTATGAAATTGAATCTCAGTTTCCAACAAATCCAGCTTCATTTCGCTTCCTTTATGAAGTAGAAATTCGAGGTCTACAAATCTGAGGTACACCCAATGTCTGaaacttctcttttttttttctttctctaatCTAGTTGGGTAAGACCAGCAATGTTGTTGTGgtagttttctttttggttgAATATCAGTGACATTATAATTTGGGTTTGAGTAAGAATATAGATGTGTAATCAGGAAGATGAAGAACCCCCTAATGGAATTTTTGATTTTCTTAGGTCTATAAGCACCTCGATCTGTTTGTTATTTGATTCGGTTTGTTTCTGTGTGGTACTGCAAAATTTCTATCTCGATTTAGAGAAGAAACAATCTAACAGATTAAAAAGGCCCCCTTTTCAATGTCTAAGACTGTTTGCTTGCCAACTCTGTTATTTCCAGCAACACATGTGATGGACTTGTTAAGGTGTATATATGAAGACTAGCTTCCTTTTAGCAATTTTGAGATTTATGTTGAACCCAttattgttcttttcttttcgttGATTTGTGCTTGAACTTTTCAATAGAAAATGGAATCTCATAAGATTCTCTTTAGTTGCATTTTCTTGGATTGCAACTTTGTGTATAGTACTCTCTGGTTATTCTGGTGACTTTTTGTCTTTAGACTAACTGACACTTATTTCATTGATAGATTTTCAGATATCCAATTTGAAGAAGACTGTTCTATTAAATAGGGATTTGTGGATGGACACCAAACAGTTATTCAATCCTCTCTTTTTCAAAGAGATGAGACACTTTGGGAATTTTTTTCGAGCATTTCGAAGCAcatttttctcattttcattcTTGGAATGGGAGGCGTTGGTAAGAGAAACAACATGCAAGTTCACACAGGTAAACTAGAATTCTTTCTTTAGCTGTATCTTTGATAAGAGTTTTTAGTTTGATCtgaatttttgttcttttattaATGATTTTGGAGTTCTCTTGTTCCATATCCATGCACGCATATCAAACACATGTTAATCTGTATTAGCCTCTGCTCTTATTGGTTCCATTTGTAGTCCTTTTGGTTTCGCTTAAATTCTTTTCTCACTCAAGCATGTTTTCATTTATGTTGGCTTAGTAGCATCTcgttgatttttattttgttggAATGGATATTATCTTTTTTATGTTCATTGTCCTATAGTGAGCACACTAAAAAACTTAAGTTATATAATCCTGCTATTTATCTGATTGAGAGGATACAATTTTATCCAATTGTTATTTTCATTggttacttttttctttttggtatgTCATTGTAAATATAATTATATTTCTTCTTTCGTTGCATATAGTTTTGGTTGTGTGAGATAACAAATATTATGCAACCAATGAGAGGGCGGGTGGGAGACTCAACAGACCTAGTCAAATGGTGTCTTCCGCAACTACACATCAAAATGCAACAAATGGACATTTCAGAAATTGAGGTAAAAACAATGATATAACACTTGCTGTCGCATCAAACTTATGTTGTTACTTTATAGTACGAATTAGGTAACTGTAGTTGTAATCTTTTTGTTGCAACAAATTCAATTATTTCATTTGTCTTTTTCATGTGAACTTTCACCAAGTACAATGACATTGTTTATATGACTGAGTTGAAGTCTTGGCTTGAGTCTCTTCCCATGAATTGATGTGTGTAAAGTAATGATGGTACCTATTTGAACTAAATATCAAAATATGCATGCTCATATGGTTTTCGGGGATATGGTAGACACAATTTATATAGGATAGGTGAATTGGATGTTGTTCCTAAAATGAAGAAGTTGCTTTGAAATGCCTAGACTCCATTTAGCTGAGCTTAAATGTGTGGTTTGCAAATAATTCTTTTACGTGCAATCTTCTTCTACAGCAAGATTTGCAGGTTCTTAGTCTTTTGCATGCCTTTTACTATTCATGCTTTAcacagaagaacaattttgATCTGAAAATAGTCAAATACTGTATAGTTATGAAAAATTGCTTTGAAATGCCTATTAGCCTATACGTGTAAGTCGAGGTTGGAGGGGAGTTCCTTGAGAAGTAATTGATCTGTCACTAATACTCTATGGAtattttgaaccaaaattatGAGTTTGTTTTTCATTTCTCATAAATGCGGATCTCCAGCTTGATGTGTATATTACATCCTATGTGGACATACTAAAAGTATTACTTGCCTATTCTAGTTTGGGTATATGTGACTGACTACTAGTGAAATTGTTTTACCTCAGCCTGGTATAAGTATCCAGCTGGAGAAAAGAGgcaagaaagaaaatgaaggacatggtgaagaaaatgaagaacaagGTGTAGAGAAACCTGCCCAAGGACAAAACAAGAGAATTAATGAAACAATTATGAGAAGgaaagaacaaagaagaaagctCTATGATGACAATGTTAAGGAGTTCCCTTCTGATGGATATTTTAAACCTGCTCAAAGGTGGGATGAGGAGACCCTGCATTTGCATATTGCCAAGAGCTGTCCAATACCTTATGTTCATGTAGAAGGAAATGTTAAAGTTCTGAAGCAATTGGATGATTTGAAGATTGCAAGCAACTTCACAAGATCAGTGCTTTAACAGATAATCTTGTTCCAGATATTGTTATGGAAGAGTCCACATGAGCTCGGGTTTGCTCCCTTGTGATATATGATATATGCACAAGGGACATATAATCGTGTTCCAGATATTGCTATGGAAGAATGCACACAAGAAAAACAATTTTGTTCCAGATATTGGTATGGAAGAATCCACAAAACTTCGGGGTTTGCTCTCCACACAAGGGGAATACATCAAAATGcaacaaatcaaattgtaaacGCCATCAAACTTGTGTTACTGTTTGGGTAATGATATTTCTATATTTGCCATATATGTTTGTTTGGAACCATCCTTGAGAATGCAATTGTTCTATGAATGAGTTGGTGTCCTCCCATGCGTTTATGGTGTAGTGTACATATGGACGTGACATTATTCATACGAGCCTGACATTCCACTGACATTCTATTATCTGCAAGTATCTCTGGATTACCGAGATTTGGAATTCTTTTGTTGGCAAATATTTTTGCGCAGAACAGTTTTGATCTGGAAGCGTTGTAGTTTACGAAGAAATTGCTACGAAACGCCTAGATACAATTCAAGGTTTCAGGAACTTCTGTAGGAAGTTGGAGTAGAGTTTCACGATACACATCATTATTACCTTTTATGTTGGGCATTTATGTGTACTTTGCGTAATGTTAAATACGCTCCACCTGATCCATTTCTTGGAGTTCCTTCAAGGATATTTTGATCTTGCTCTCCTAGCTTGCACCTGTGGATGCTGAAACAATGAGTTTGTCAGATCTTTGCTTCAGGATATCTCATCTCTGGTTTCTATCCAACAATCTAATTGATGAACTTACTCCCTCTGTAGAGGATTGTATTTCATATACGTTTTCGTGT is a genomic window containing:
- the LOC133740069 gene encoding uncharacterized protein LOC133740069: MDTKQLFNPLFFKEMRHFGNFFRAFRSTFFSFSFLEWEALVRETTCKFTQFWLCEITNIMQPMRGRVGDSTDLVKWCLPQLHIKMQQMDISEIEPGISIQLEKRGKKENEGHGEENEEQGVEKPAQGQNKRINETIMRRKEQRRKLYDDNVKEFPSDGYFKPAQRWDEETLHLHIAKSCPIPYVHVEGNVKVLKQLDDLKIASNFTRSVL